Proteins from a genomic interval of Burkholderia cepacia GG4:
- the rimM gene encoding ribosome maturation factor RimM (Essential for efficient processing of 16S rRNA) has product MSGHDSGNARRGRASFGAFVRKPVERDVVASAGTAAEQGGLEAVQAWPDDAVEVGAVVDAYGLKGWVKVATHADAGRGGDALLKARRWWLERGGERLSARILQSKTHGDTVVAQSAGVNDRDAALALRGFRVFVRREDFPALAADEFYWVDLIGLEVVNEQSVALGKVSGMIDNSAHSIMRVEYPTVGKDGQPATAERLIPFVGVYVKTVDQAARRIVVDWEADY; this is encoded by the coding sequence ATGTCCGGTCACGATTCCGGTAACGCAAGGCGCGGGCGAGCGTCGTTTGGCGCTTTCGTCCGCAAGCCGGTCGAGCGCGACGTTGTCGCGAGCGCCGGTACGGCTGCCGAACAGGGCGGCCTCGAAGCTGTGCAAGCCTGGCCCGATGATGCTGTCGAGGTCGGGGCGGTGGTCGATGCCTATGGCCTGAAGGGCTGGGTCAAGGTGGCCACGCACGCCGACGCAGGTCGCGGCGGCGATGCGTTGCTCAAGGCTCGCCGCTGGTGGCTTGAAAGGGGTGGGGAGCGGTTATCCGCCCGCATCCTGCAGTCGAAGACGCACGGCGACACGGTCGTCGCGCAATCCGCGGGTGTCAACGACCGCGATGCCGCGCTCGCTTTGCGCGGTTTTCGCGTGTTCGTGCGCCGGGAAGATTTCCCGGCATTGGCCGCGGACGAATTCTATTGGGTCGACCTGATCGGTCTCGAGGTCGTCAACGAGCAATCGGTGGCGCTCGGGAAGGTGAGCGGGATGATCGACAACAGCGCGCATTCGATCATGCGCGTCGAGTATCCGACAGTCGGCAAGGACGGTCAGCCGGCCACGGCTGAACGGCTGATTCCGTTCGTGGGCGTCTACGTCAAAACGGTGGATCAGGCGGCACGTCGCATTGTCGTCGACTG
- the rpsP gene encoding 30S ribosomal protein S16, whose translation MVIIRLARGGSKKRPFYNIVATDSRNRRDGRFIERVGFYNPVATKGEALRIAQDRLTYWQGVGAQLSPTVQRLVKEAQKAQPAA comes from the coding sequence ATGGTTATCATCCGTCTGGCTCGCGGCGGCTCGAAGAAGCGCCCGTTCTACAACATCGTTGCTACCGATTCGCGCAACCGTCGTGACGGCCGCTTCATCGAGCGCGTCGGCTTCTACAACCCGGTTGCTACGAAGGGCGAAGCCCTGCGTATCGCTCAGGACCGCCTGACGTACTGGCAAGGTGTTGGCGCGCAACTGTCGCCGACCGTCCAGCGTCTCGTGAAGGAAGCGCAAAAGGCGCAGCCGGCTGCCTAA